A portion of the Halorientalis sp. IM1011 genome contains these proteins:
- a CDS encoding transposase → MEDKAREAGLPVRYVRPEYTSQMCHECGHIGHRNGDEFRCTNGECWVSEYHADINAAVNIADRHDPWGESLPLETGGR, encoded by the coding sequence ATCGAGGACAAAGCACGAGAAGCAGGACTTCCGGTTAGATACGTCCGACCAGAGTACACGAGTCAGATGTGTCACGAGTGCGGCCACATCGGGCACCGGAACGGCGACGAGTTCCGGTGTACAAACGGCGAGTGTTGGGTATCGGAATATCACGCAGACATCAACGCGGCGGTCAACATCGCTGACCGCCACGACCCGTGGGGTGAGAGCCTGCCACTGGAAACCGGCGGGCGATGA